Within Channa argus isolate prfri chromosome 4, Channa argus male v1.0, whole genome shotgun sequence, the genomic segment ATCTCCTGAGAAAACTGGGCAAAGCTGGGCTCTGCTAGCAGTGGGACGTGACCCAGCAGCTCATGGCATGTGTCCCTATGATAAAAGACCATAGATTATTGGTCTAATACCATGTTTAAAAATTTACTCTTATTTCCTCAATTTATTCTGTATATTACTCACGGCTCAGGGGTGTATAAAGGGTCGGAGCTGTGCCGCACATACTGGGTACAGTGGAAAACACGGAAGGCCAAACCAGCAAGAAAGTCACGTGGCGACAGATAACCTGCCACAGGCCGGATAGTGAATCCAGTGCGTTCTGAAAAGATATCATATTTTAACCACATGTGCatgataatattttaaaaactgaaaaaattcaattcaaagctaagaaatatgttttattaaggAAATTACAACCTACCCTTTAGAAAGCGGGAAACATCTTCCAGTTGAGGGATGTTGTCCTCTCGACATTCACAGTATTTGGACAGCAGTGGCAAGTTCTTCAAGTATTCCCGGCAGGCGTGGTTGGGGTACAACTTGTTAAGCTCTGTGTACACAACCCCCCAAGTCTTCACTTCCTCCTCTGTGAACTCAATACGAGGAATAGGGTCCCCACTGGAACAAAACGGACAAAATcttttaagtataaaaaaaaaaaaagctgatttccaatcttgaaatttaaatataaaacaaaaatttactgTTTGTAGGCCATGGCAAGGTCAGCAAAGTACTTTCTCCTTTTCCGGTACACATTGTCCTTGAAACCCTGATTGAGAGGAACATACAAATATATGACAGTGCTTCAAATTAAgagtttgcattttaaagtcAATTATAcggttttatttgtgtttaaataccGGATGGTCAGCATCCAGTTCAGAGCCATACATCAGGACACGGTTTGCACACTTGTCCAAGTCTGAAATTTTCTTTGGGAACCAAGGTACATTATACATATCTgagaagacaagaaaaaaaaaaaaaaaaacattacaactaCTAATCAGGTTTAAAAAGACGCTCTGTGGTGTTTCACTGACTGATAGCCTACCTTCCTCATGCAGACAGGAGTTATCTGGTGGCTCCATATCCACCACATTCACATGCTTCTGGAGCAACTGGATTATCTCGTTCAGTTGTTCGTGGTTGCTGTCGCAGTCCACAAATATCTCAAACTCAGAGTTGCGTCTTTTGGATTTTCTGGACTCTATGTGCACTAGGTTTACATGGTTTTCCTGCAAGAAACAATGACAATTCATGTTAAGTTATTTACTTGATCAGTAATTATTCAAGTTAACCTAACCTAACCTAATCTAAcctaacaaaaaacaaaaaaacaaacaaaagatagCTGCTGTACTGACAAATATTTAGGAGgtaaactgtttaaatttgtCCGTACTTGGAAGAGTTTGAGTGCCTTTACAAGTCCTCCCACTTCATTCTTGAGAGAAAAGATGACAGTTGCTCTCCCTTTCTCTGATGTATTCTTCTTCTCAGTGTTTTCTTCGATTTTGGTAAAGGATGatttgtttatctgaaaataataaaaacattttaaacaactttgtttaaaagattttatttttttgtggtatCATTCTACCACCAGTGTTGGCTCTTCTCTGGCCATGAGAGGAGATACTAAGCTATTTTTAATATGATCTCGTTTGACCTCACGACGTTTTACCTGCCCTGTCAGTGTTAGTGTAGTGGCCGTAGTGTGGGAAAAGTGCAAATGACCGTGTTCTCTGCTGCATTAGTTCTGTAAGTGAAAACTCATGTTCACTTGATATCTACCCAAACCAGTCAGGATCATACAGTGGATTTACCTCGTGACTGAGCCATAACTAAGGACCGAAATGTACGAGAATCCAAACAAATAAAGCGACAGGCATAAATATGCCTGTAGATAAAATAAGTAATGAAAATGCAGCTGAGACGGGTTGGAGATTAGCGACTGAACGACCGTCCATTTCAGCACCGC encodes:
- the tph1a gene encoding tryptophan 5-hydroxylase 1a isoform X3, encoding MYSNKIEGPRRGRSFDSMNIGFEEKLLNNEENHVNLVHIESRKSKRRNSEFEIFVDCDSNHEQLNEIIQLLQKHVNVVDMEPPDNSCLHEEDMYNVPWFPKKISDLDKCANRVLMYGSELDADHPGFKDNVYRKRRKYFADLAMAYKHGDPIPRIEFTEEEVKTWGVVYTELNKLYPNHACREYLKNLPLLSKYCECREDNIPQLEDVSRFLKERTGFTIRPVAGYLSPRDFLAGLAFRVFHCTQYVRHSSDPLYTPEPDTCHELLGHVPLLAEPSFAQFSQEIGLASLGASDDSVQKLATCYFFTVEFGLCKQQGQLRAYGAGLLSSISELKHALSGNARIMPFDPKVTSKQECIITTFQDVYFVSDSFEEAKVKMREFAKTIKRPFTVRYNPYTQSVDVLKDTPSINSVVEELRHELDIVGDALSRLNKHLGV
- the tph1a gene encoding tryptophan 5-hydroxylase 1a isoform X1, which codes for MYSNKIEGPRRGRSFDSMNIGFEEKLLNNEINKSSFTKIEENTEKKNTSEKGRATVIFSLKNEVGGLVKALKLFQENHVNLVHIESRKSKRRNSEFEIFVDCDSNHEQLNEIIQLLQKHVNVVDMEPPDNSCLHEEGRLSVSETPQSVFLNLISSCNVFFFFFLVFSDMYNVPWFPKKISDLDKCANRVLMYGSELDADHPGFKDNVYRKRRKYFADLAMAYKHGDPIPRIEFTEEEVKTWGVVYTELNKLYPNHACREYLKNLPLLSKYCECREDNIPQLEDVSRFLKERTGFTIRPVAGYLSPRDFLAGLAFRVFHCTQYVRHSSDPLYTPEPDTCHELLGHVPLLAEPSFAQFSQEIGLASLGASDDSVQKLATCYFFTVEFGLCKQQGQLRAYGAGLLSSISELKHALSGNARIMPFDPKVTSKQECIITTFQDVYFVSDSFEEAKVKMREFAKTIKRPFTVRYNPYTQSVDVLKDTPSINSVVEELRHELDIVGDALSRLNKHLGV
- the tph1a gene encoding tryptophan 5-hydroxylase 1a isoform X2, with amino-acid sequence MYSNKIEGPRRGRSFDSMNIGFEEKLLNNEINKSSFTKIEENTEKKNTSEKGRATVIFSLKNEVGGLVKALKLFQENHVNLVHIESRKSKRRNSEFEIFVDCDSNHEQLNEIIQLLQKHVNVVDMEPPDNSCLHEEDMYNVPWFPKKISDLDKCANRVLMYGSELDADHPGFKDNVYRKRRKYFADLAMAYKHGDPIPRIEFTEEEVKTWGVVYTELNKLYPNHACREYLKNLPLLSKYCECREDNIPQLEDVSRFLKERTGFTIRPVAGYLSPRDFLAGLAFRVFHCTQYVRHSSDPLYTPEPDTCHELLGHVPLLAEPSFAQFSQEIGLASLGASDDSVQKLATCYFFTVEFGLCKQQGQLRAYGAGLLSSISELKHALSGNARIMPFDPKVTSKQECIITTFQDVYFVSDSFEEAKVKMREFAKTIKRPFTVRYNPYTQSVDVLKDTPSINSVVEELRHELDIVGDALSRLNKHLGV